Within the Thermithiobacillus tepidarius DSM 3134 genome, the region TGGTGCCGCGCTGCTGCGCGAAGAACACCGCCAGCGCAGCCGGGTCGATCCCGGGCACCGGAATGTGTGCGCCTATCCGATAAACAATTAGCGCACCCAGAAGAAACAGGATGCGCTGCTTGAGTTCCCCCGTGCGGCCGATCTGCCCTAGGCCGCCGAGGGCATTGCCACCGGTACCGAGTCCAGCCATTTACGCTTCGACCTTGCCGCCCGCGGCCTCAATGGCAGCCCGGGCACCAGCGCTGACCTGCAGGCCGCGCACGATGATGGGGGACTCCACCTTGCCGGTCGCGATCACCTTGATGGTGCGCGGCTCGCCGCGGATCAGGCGCCGGGCGCGCAAGATGTCCACATCCACCAGGCCGTTCACGGCCGCGCTGGCCAGCATGCCCAGGGTAATTTCGGCTTTGGTGCCGGCATGCAGACTGCGAAAACCGCGCTTGGGGATGCGGCGCTGCAGCGGCATCTGGCCGCCCTCAAATCCCACTTTGGTGTAG harbors:
- the rplO gene encoding 50S ribosomal protein L15, whose protein sequence is MRLNSIRPAEGSKSSRKRVGRGIGSGLGKTAGRGHKGQHARAGGYTKVGFEGGQMPLQRRIPKRGFRSLHAGTKAEITLGMLASAAVNGLVDVDILRARRLIRGEPRTIKVIATGKVESPIIVRGLQVSAGARAAIEAAGGKVEA